From Serinicoccus profundi, the proteins below share one genomic window:
- a CDS encoding haloacid dehalogenase type II, whose protein sequence is MIAPSLIVFDVNETLSDMAGMQARFTEVGAPSSVAAAWFAALLRDGFALTVAGENPAFADVGRGVLRPQLAEHVEESRLDEAVEQVMAGFGGLELHPDVVAGVRVLQAQGVRLVTLSNGSTAVARGLFERAGLLDCFERLLSVEDAPRWKPAPEAYAYALEICEVSAKEAMLVAVHPWDLHGAASAGMRTAWIDRDGGTYPAHMARPDLSARGIDHLAELLG, encoded by the coding sequence ATGATCGCACCGAGCCTCATCGTCTTCGACGTCAACGAGACCCTGTCCGACATGGCAGGTATGCAGGCGCGCTTCACCGAGGTCGGGGCGCCGTCGTCGGTGGCCGCGGCGTGGTTCGCGGCGCTGCTGCGTGACGGCTTCGCCCTGACCGTGGCGGGGGAGAACCCCGCGTTCGCCGATGTCGGACGCGGTGTGCTCCGGCCGCAGCTGGCGGAGCACGTCGAGGAGTCCCGGCTCGACGAGGCGGTCGAGCAGGTGATGGCGGGCTTCGGCGGCCTGGAGCTGCACCCGGACGTCGTCGCGGGGGTGCGCGTGCTGCAGGCGCAGGGCGTCCGGTTGGTGACGCTGAGCAACGGGTCCACGGCGGTGGCTCGGGGGTTGTTCGAGCGCGCCGGGCTGCTGGACTGCTTCGAGCGGCTGCTCTCGGTCGAGGACGCGCCGCGCTGGAAGCCGGCGCCGGAGGCCTACGCCTACGCCCTGGAGATCTGCGAGGTCTCCGCGAAGGAGGCGATGCTCGTCGCGGTCCATCCGTGGGACCTGCACGGCGCCGCGTCCGCCGGGATGAGGACGGCGTGGATCGACCGTGATGGTGGGACCTATCCGGCGCACATGGCCAGGCCTGACCTCTCGGCGCGGGGGATCGACCACCTGGCGGAGCTGCTCGGCTGA
- a CDS encoding HNH endonuclease signature motif containing protein, with amino-acid sequence MKGRMGAFGGSSDPSGGAPGRDPARLQQEEPIGAVEAAGAQIVGARAALVRLVREGVARGLHVEAGFSVPDWVRLLCPGLSIRDAAENAALARAGQEAVHRPLLKAVESGEVPVGRAARIVRALDRVRSGVPPDDYAAAVDLLAQTAAGEGFTDKDIERVCRWLVAACTSQRDQAARERAQHELRDLHESSLGDGSARRFVLTVGDAADHETVQAILRSPLAAPASSEEREATGELDVRTVGQRRYDAFMTVLRRGVAGTEGQPTTPKAQVMVTVALAELQEAISRGGGWGQPRRSAADTRGVGGVDLGGAGVMSGGSGADAGRTVHGGALSTEQVRRIACDADIIPAVLGERGEILDLGRARRLVTPGQRRVLAHRDDGCTFPGCSVPATWCDAHHVVHWARGGRSDIANYALLCPRHHTWVHQHDSTAQVDATGVRWRLR; translated from the coding sequence ATGAAGGGGAGGATGGGGGCCTTCGGGGGCTCGAGCGATCCGTCCGGGGGAGCGCCCGGACGCGATCCGGCGCGGCTGCAGCAGGAGGAGCCGATCGGGGCCGTCGAGGCGGCAGGGGCTCAGATCGTCGGCGCCCGAGCAGCCCTGGTGCGCCTCGTGCGGGAGGGCGTGGCGAGGGGGCTCCACGTCGAGGCCGGGTTCTCGGTCCCTGACTGGGTGCGCCTGCTCTGCCCGGGGCTCTCGATCCGCGACGCCGCGGAGAACGCGGCGCTCGCGCGTGCGGGGCAGGAGGCGGTTCACCGTCCCCTCCTCAAGGCGGTCGAGTCCGGGGAGGTCCCGGTCGGCAGGGCCGCACGGATCGTCCGGGCCCTCGACCGGGTGCGGAGCGGGGTCCCGCCGGACGACTACGCCGCTGCGGTGGACCTGCTCGCACAGACGGCCGCCGGGGAGGGGTTCACCGACAAGGACATCGAGCGGGTATGCCGGTGGCTGGTGGCCGCGTGCACCTCGCAGCGTGACCAGGCGGCGCGGGAGCGGGCGCAGCACGAGCTGCGCGATCTGCACGAGTCGTCGCTGGGGGACGGCTCGGCGCGGCGTTTCGTGCTCACGGTCGGCGACGCCGCGGACCACGAGACGGTGCAGGCGATCCTCCGGTCCCCGCTCGCGGCGCCGGCGTCCAGCGAGGAGCGCGAGGCGACCGGTGAGCTGGATGTCCGGACCGTCGGGCAACGCCGCTACGACGCCTTCATGACGGTGCTGCGTCGTGGGGTCGCTGGCACCGAGGGGCAGCCGACGACGCCGAAGGCGCAGGTCATGGTCACGGTCGCCCTGGCGGAGCTGCAGGAGGCGATCTCGCGTGGAGGTGGCTGGGGACAGCCTCGACGAAGCGCGGCAGACACTCGTGGAGTTGGCGGGGTCGACCTCGGCGGGGCTGGCGTGATGAGCGGCGGGAGTGGCGCTGACGCGGGTCGCACGGTGCACGGCGGGGCGTTGTCCACCGAGCAGGTCCGCAGGATCGCCTGCGACGCCGACATCATCCCTGCGGTGCTCGGCGAGAGGGGCGAGATCCTCGACCTCGGGCGAGCCAGACGCCTCGTGACACCTGGTCAGCGACGGGTGCTGGCCCACCGCGACGACGGGTGCACCTTCCCGGGGTGCAGTGTGCCCGCGACCTGGTGCGATGCACATCATGTCGTCCACTGGGCGCGGGGCGGGAGGTCGGACATCGCCAACTACGCCTTGCTGTGCCCCAGGCACCACACGTGGGTCCACCAGCACGACTCGACCGCCCAGGTCGACGCGACCGGTGTGCGCTGGCGGCTGCGATGA
- a CDS encoding SRPBCC family protein, producing MEVSTSATGPLPVDEAWERYADPTRWPTWAPHLRRVDLDPGPSRLRAGLHGTVRGALGLAADFQVTAVDESDRSWSWTVRPVLAVALPFRIDLHHTLEATDAGTVAGLRLRGPAPVVLTYRPLAQWALQRLVRSRGRLAAA from the coding sequence ATGGAGGTCTCGACCTCGGCGACCGGACCGCTCCCGGTGGATGAGGCCTGGGAGAGGTATGCCGATCCCACACGATGGCCGACCTGGGCACCCCACCTGCGCCGGGTGGACCTCGACCCCGGCCCTTCACGTCTGCGCGCGGGTCTGCATGGGACGGTGCGTGGGGCCCTCGGACTTGCGGCCGACTTCCAGGTGACCGCTGTCGATGAGTCGGATCGCTCCTGGTCGTGGACCGTGCGACCGGTGCTCGCCGTGGCGCTGCCGTTCCGGATCGACTTGCACCACACGCTGGAGGCGACCGATGCGGGGACCGTCGCGGGGCTTCGCCTGCGCGGACCGGCGCCCGTCGTGCTGACGTACCGCCCCCTGGCTCAGTGGGCCCTCCAGCGGCTCGTGCGCTCACGCGGACGCCTCGCCGCTGCCTGA
- a CDS encoding thiol-disulfide oxidoreductase DCC family protein, protein MTPAPRPRPRPLVLYDADCGFCTRAAGWIPRLGAEVDVSSLQSQDLDALGVDRHRSELEMPVVLPDGRIAWGHQAWAQVLRSCPQPWRTLGAALGSPVMERPGAAVYRWVASHRHRLPGGTAQCAMPGPSSPTRPEVMTQQRDPSTGLG, encoded by the coding sequence ATGACGCCCGCCCCGCGACCTCGCCCTCGTCCGCTCGTGCTGTACGACGCGGACTGCGGTTTCTGCACCCGCGCAGCCGGGTGGATCCCCCGTCTCGGGGCAGAGGTGGACGTCTCGTCTCTGCAGTCGCAGGACCTCGACGCGCTCGGGGTGGACCGGCACCGCAGTGAGCTGGAGATGCCCGTGGTGCTGCCGGACGGCCGGATCGCCTGGGGTCACCAGGCGTGGGCGCAGGTCCTGAGGTCGTGTCCCCAGCCGTGGCGCACCCTCGGCGCGGCGTTGGGTTCCCCGGTGATGGAACGTCCGGGCGCCGCGGTGTACCGATGGGTGGCCTCGCACCGGCACCGTCTCCCCGGTGGCACGGCACAGTGCGCGATGCCCGGGCCCAGCTCACCGACTCGCCCCGAGGTGATGACGCAGCAGCGCGACCCGAGCACCGGGCTCGGCTGA
- the ctlX gene encoding citrulline utilization hydrolase CtlX produces the protein MSAQAPSSVILIRAENFVPNPATATDNAFQHDVPEGQSVADTSARALAEMDAVAQALRDAGVRVHVFGDPDHTRPDSVFPNNWLSTHPGGYVAVYPMYASNRRHERRGDILEMLKADYRLQTIVDYSGLEPDGIFLEGTGAMVLDHVSRVAYTAVSHRADTHVLERFCSDFNYEPMPFEAVDADGVPVYHTNVIACIGTDVALIALDMIRDEQRRREVRERLEVTGREIVELSEEQVREFAGNAVELSGRTPEGRKRHIMAMSGRARRSLTGPQITMIERSCEIISVDIPTIELAGGSVRCMIAGVHLDPRPTGAPEPTATAEAIDEAPVSADGQVDERHQA, from the coding sequence GTGAGTGCTCAGGCCCCCTCCTCCGTGATCCTCATCCGCGCCGAGAACTTCGTGCCCAACCCGGCGACCGCGACCGACAACGCCTTCCAGCACGACGTGCCGGAAGGCCAGTCCGTCGCCGACACCTCCGCGCGCGCCCTGGCCGAGATGGACGCCGTCGCCCAGGCGCTGCGCGACGCCGGGGTGCGGGTGCACGTCTTCGGCGACCCCGACCACACCAGGCCGGACAGCGTCTTCCCCAACAACTGGCTCTCGACCCACCCCGGCGGGTATGTCGCGGTCTACCCGATGTATGCCTCCAACCGTCGCCACGAGCGTCGCGGCGACATCCTCGAGATGCTCAAGGCGGACTACCGGCTGCAGACCATCGTCGACTACTCCGGGCTCGAGCCGGACGGCATCTTCCTCGAGGGGACCGGGGCGATGGTGCTCGACCACGTCTCGCGCGTCGCCTACACCGCGGTCAGCCACCGCGCCGACACCCATGTGCTGGAGCGCTTCTGCAGCGACTTCAACTACGAGCCGATGCCGTTCGAGGCGGTCGACGCCGACGGGGTGCCGGTCTACCACACCAACGTCATCGCCTGCATCGGCACCGACGTCGCCCTCATCGCGCTCGACATGATCCGCGACGAGCAGCGCCGCCGCGAGGTCCGCGAGCGGTTGGAGGTCACCGGCCGGGAGATCGTCGAGCTGAGCGAGGAGCAGGTGAGGGAGTTCGCCGGCAACGCGGTCGAGCTGAGCGGCCGCACCCCCGAGGGCCGCAAGCGGCACATCATGGCCATGTCCGGGCGCGCCCGCCGCAGCCTGACCGGCCCGCAGATCACCATGATCGAGCGCTCCTGCGAGATCATCTCGGTCGACATCCCCACCATCGAGCTGGCCGGCGGGTCGGTGCGCTGCATGATCGCCGGCGTGCACCTCGACCCGCGCCCCACGGGTGCGCCGGAGCCCACCGCCACCGCGGAGGCCATCGACGAGGCGCCGGTCAGCGCGGACGGCCAGGTGGACGAGCGGCACCAGGCCTGA
- a CDS encoding YciI family protein, with protein MKYLILLMADGEVPAWSTMSEADQQTIMGQFGAFDTACRDREGVEILAGEALGDAETATVVRTRGGERTVTDGPFAEAVEQLGGFYLVEAPDLDVVLELLTVLPPYDIQVSPVVDTP; from the coding sequence ATGAAGTACCTCATCCTGCTCATGGCTGACGGGGAGGTGCCCGCCTGGTCCACGATGAGCGAGGCGGACCAGCAGACGATCATGGGGCAGTTCGGGGCCTTCGACACCGCCTGCCGGGACAGGGAGGGGGTGGAGATCCTCGCCGGCGAGGCGCTGGGTGATGCCGAGACGGCGACGGTCGTCCGCACCCGTGGTGGCGAGCGCACCGTCACCGACGGACCCTTCGCGGAGGCGGTCGAGCAGCTCGGCGGCTTCTACCTGGTGGAGGCCCCCGATCTCGACGTGGTCCTGGAGCTGCTCACCGTCCTGCCGCCCTACGACATCCAGGTCAGCCCGGTGGTCGACACTCCCTGA
- a CDS encoding RNA polymerase sigma factor: MPTELDEVVREEWGRMVAVLLGRFRRLDLVEDALGDAVEAAARQWARDGAPANPAGWLQTVARRRVVDRLRSEAMAGRRHALLAADLDRRPPRVMADPGDLVEDDLLRLVLMCTHPALAPESASALALRLVLGVSTHDIAALFLVPEPTMAARITRAKKKIVTAGIPFAVPGLAALPGRLETVAQTAYLAFTAGYAPASGTRLVRPDLAGEAVRLVRTVHVLRPDDPTLTALLALMLLQHSRRDARVDDQGRLVVLADQDRGRWHYGEIEEARRLLAAPGLVGTPLPELAATYVLQALVAAEHVAPDSAQTRWDRVVDLYDQLLVLAPSPAARLARAVAVAETSGPQAGLEALEGVEMPGNHRLAAVRAELLAREGDVAAALEQFDVALAACGNEAERAHLRRRCSTLTGPGG, translated from the coding sequence ATGCCCACCGAGCTCGACGAGGTCGTGCGCGAGGAGTGGGGCCGCATGGTCGCCGTGCTCCTCGGACGCTTCCGGCGTCTGGACCTGGTCGAGGACGCCCTCGGTGACGCGGTGGAGGCCGCTGCCCGGCAGTGGGCGCGCGACGGCGCCCCGGCCAACCCGGCCGGCTGGCTGCAGACCGTGGCCCGGCGCCGCGTCGTCGACCGGCTCCGCTCCGAGGCGATGGCCGGCCGGCGTCACGCGCTGCTCGCGGCCGACCTCGACCGCCGACCCCCGAGGGTGATGGCCGACCCCGGAGACCTCGTCGAGGACGATCTGCTGCGCCTCGTGCTCATGTGCACCCACCCGGCCCTGGCACCGGAGTCGGCGAGCGCGCTCGCGCTGCGGCTCGTCCTCGGCGTCAGCACCCACGACATCGCCGCCCTCTTCCTCGTGCCCGAGCCCACCATGGCCGCCCGCATCACCCGGGCGAAGAAGAAGATCGTCACGGCCGGCATCCCCTTCGCCGTCCCCGGTCTCGCCGCACTACCGGGGCGCCTGGAGACGGTGGCGCAGACGGCATACCTCGCCTTCACCGCCGGGTACGCCCCGGCCAGCGGCACGCGCCTGGTGCGTCCCGACCTTGCGGGGGAGGCCGTGCGGTTGGTCCGCACGGTCCACGTGCTGCGTCCGGACGACCCGACGCTGACGGCCCTGCTGGCGCTGATGCTGCTGCAGCACTCGCGCCGCGACGCCCGCGTGGACGACCAGGGCCGGCTGGTCGTGCTGGCCGACCAGGACCGCGGTCGGTGGCATTACGGCGAGATCGAGGAGGCCCGGCGACTGCTGGCCGCCCCCGGGCTCGTGGGGACCCCGCTGCCGGAACTGGCGGCGACCTACGTGCTTCAGGCGCTGGTGGCCGCCGAGCACGTCGCCCCGGACAGCGCGCAGACGAGATGGGACCGCGTCGTCGACCTCTACGACCAGCTGCTGGTCCTCGCCCCCTCGCCGGCGGCCCGGCTGGCGCGGGCGGTGGCTGTCGCGGAGACGTCCGGCCCGCAGGCGGGGCTCGAGGCGCTCGAGGGGGTGGAGATGCCAGGGAACCACCGGTTGGCCGCGGTCCGTGCCGAGCTGCTCGCACGTGAGGGCGACGTGGCCGCCGCGCTCGAGCAGTTCGATGTGGCCCTCGCCGCGTGCGGCAACGAGGCCGAGCGGGCCCACCTACGGCGACGCTGCTCCACGCTGACCGGTCCGGGAGGCTGA
- a CDS encoding L-serine ammonia-lyase: MALSVLDLFTVGIGPSSSHTVGPMRAARIFAEGLAADGLLTVVTRVRVELYGSLGATGHGHGSDRAVILGLEGEDPETVDTASVLERVERVRGSERLHLLGRHDVGLAEGDLVMHRRKALPGHPNGMTFEAFDASGARLLTRTYYSVGGGFVVDEEALGVDRVVVDDTVLPHPFTSGRDLLAHCRDQGVGVAELMRRNEEAFRPWAQTRAQLLHIWSVMQGCVAAGIAHEGVLPGGLRVRRRAPALHTRLQQEGSRDEPWHAMDSIDLWAMAVNEENASGGRVVTAPTNGAAGIIPAVLHYYRHLVPGADDDGVVDFLLAAAAIGIIIKENASISGAEVGCQGEVGSASAMAAAGLTQVLGGSPEQVESAAEIGVEHHLGLTCDPVGGLVQIPCIERNAVGAVKAVHAARLARNGDGTHTVSLDQAVRTMRQTGRDMKRKYKETSRGGLAVNVIEC; the protein is encoded by the coding sequence ATGGCGCTGAGCGTCCTCGACCTCTTCACCGTCGGCATCGGTCCGTCCTCGTCCCACACGGTGGGGCCGATGCGCGCCGCCCGGATCTTCGCGGAGGGACTGGCCGCGGACGGTCTGCTCACCGTCGTGACGCGCGTGCGCGTCGAGCTCTACGGATCCCTGGGAGCGACGGGCCACGGCCACGGCTCGGACCGCGCCGTCATCCTCGGCCTGGAGGGTGAGGACCCGGAGACCGTCGACACCGCCAGCGTCCTGGAGCGGGTCGAGCGGGTGCGCGGCAGCGAGCGGCTGCACCTCCTGGGCCGGCACGACGTCGGGCTCGCCGAGGGCGACCTGGTCATGCACCGGCGCAAGGCCCTGCCCGGGCACCCGAACGGCATGACCTTCGAGGCCTTCGACGCGAGCGGCGCCCGACTGCTCACCCGCACCTACTACAGCGTGGGTGGCGGCTTCGTCGTGGACGAGGAGGCGCTCGGCGTCGACCGGGTGGTGGTGGACGACACCGTCCTACCCCATCCCTTCACGAGCGGCCGTGATCTTCTCGCCCACTGCCGCGACCAGGGAGTGGGGGTCGCCGAGCTCATGCGCCGCAACGAGGAGGCCTTCCGCCCCTGGGCCCAGACCCGGGCACAGCTGCTCCACATCTGGTCGGTGATGCAGGGGTGCGTCGCCGCAGGGATCGCTCACGAGGGCGTCCTCCCGGGCGGTCTGCGGGTGCGTCGGCGGGCACCCGCCCTGCACACCAGGCTCCAGCAGGAGGGCTCCCGGGACGAGCCGTGGCACGCGATGGACTCGATCGACCTGTGGGCCATGGCGGTCAACGAGGAGAACGCCTCCGGCGGCCGGGTCGTCACCGCCCCGACCAACGGGGCGGCGGGGATCATCCCGGCCGTCCTGCACTACTACCGTCACCTCGTCCCAGGGGCTGACGACGACGGGGTGGTCGACTTCCTGCTCGCCGCCGCGGCGATCGGCATCATCATCAAGGAGAACGCCTCGATCTCCGGTGCCGAGGTCGGCTGCCAGGGCGAGGTGGGCTCGGCCTCGGCGATGGCCGCGGCCGGTCTGACCCAGGTGCTGGGCGGCAGCCCGGAGCAGGTCGAGAGCGCCGCAGAGATCGGGGTCGAGCACCACCTCGGTCTGACCTGCGACCCCGTCGGCGGGCTGGTGCAGATCCCGTGCATCGAGCGCAACGCGGTCGGCGCCGTCAAGGCCGTGCACGCCGCGCGGCTGGCCCGCAACGGCGACGGCACGCATACCGTCTCCCTCGACCAGGCGGTCAGGACCATGCGGCAGACGGGCCGCGACATGAAGCGGAAGTACAAGGAGACCTCCCGCGGAGGCCTCGCGGTCAACGTCATCGAGTGCTGA
- a CDS encoding M14 family zinc carboxypeptidase → MSHRRRRRPLIAALLAAPLTLSPVAAVSVGNGPEYDGKGNITTAHLSTYEDLAQFLQKQDARQQAMDLDVIGQSVKGRDLYLASWVSDPDNPTILFLTQQHGNEQLTTEGAMEFIKHLGTGRGSGVLDGVNILVVPMLNPDGAMGDVDFSLEDYVAHGDRHLTRYNAHEVDLNRDHVDRLEPETQALHDNVLSAYDIDYMIDLHHQGAYSAIGEEWVSGSILYPTTPNADPEVVQRSQQLGAVVYDAVDSTGWGLLGRYSGGSAETISRNGLAVEYGIATLLFEMRGMADHDYEPYALGARSSGYLVRQTVITLEATARAIADGSIEAADTSFWDTLPTQEWYYPDE, encoded by the coding sequence ATGAGTCATCGCCGACGCCGCCGACCGCTCATCGCCGCCCTGCTCGCCGCGCCCCTGACGCTCAGCCCCGTCGCCGCCGTGAGCGTCGGCAACGGGCCGGAGTACGACGGCAAGGGCAACATCACCACCGCGCACCTGTCGACCTACGAGGACCTTGCGCAGTTCCTGCAGAAGCAGGACGCCCGTCAGCAGGCCATGGACCTCGACGTCATCGGGCAGTCGGTCAAGGGGCGCGACCTCTACCTCGCCTCCTGGGTCTCCGACCCGGACAACCCGACCATCCTCTTCCTCACCCAGCAGCACGGCAACGAGCAGCTGACGACCGAGGGCGCGATGGAGTTCATCAAGCACCTCGGCACCGGCCGGGGAAGCGGCGTGCTCGACGGCGTCAACATCCTCGTCGTCCCGATGCTCAACCCCGACGGGGCGATGGGTGACGTGGACTTCTCGCTCGAGGACTACGTCGCCCACGGCGACCGGCACCTGACCCGCTACAACGCCCATGAGGTCGACCTCAACCGCGACCACGTCGACCGGCTCGAGCCCGAGACCCAGGCCCTGCACGACAACGTGCTCAGCGCCTACGACATCGACTACATGATCGACCTGCACCACCAGGGTGCCTACAGCGCGATCGGCGAGGAGTGGGTGTCCGGCTCGATCCTCTACCCCACGACCCCCAACGCCGACCCCGAGGTGGTGCAGCGTTCTCAGCAGCTCGGCGCCGTCGTCTACGACGCCGTCGACTCGACCGGCTGGGGTCTGCTGGGCAGGTACAGCGGTGGGTCGGCCGAGACCATCAGCCGCAACGGACTCGCCGTGGAGTACGGCATCGCCACGCTCCTCTTCGAGATGCGCGGCATGGCCGACCACGACTACGAGCCCTACGCACTCGGCGCCCGGAGCAGCGGTTATCTGGTGCGCCAGACGGTGATCACCCTCGAGGCCACGGCCCGGGCGATCGCCGACGGATCCATCGAGGCGGCGGACACGTCGTTCTGGGACACCCTGCCGACGCAGGAGTGGTACTACCCGGACGAGTGA
- the nagA gene encoding N-acetylglucosamine-6-phosphate deacetylase: MILSADEILWADGTLSDGWVGVEEGRIAQLGRGAPGNPSDRHTRFLTPGFVDIHCHGGGGHTFATTDPDEVRAAAAAHHAAGTSTVVASLVSADAETLLAQVRALAPLVRGRMIAGIHLEGPWLSPTHRGAHDPSVLRHPDPAEIDALLTAGAGTICMVTLAPELPGGLEAIQQLVAAGVVVAVGHTDADGDQLRAAVDAGATVVTHLYNAMRPIRHRDPGPVVAALGDERLTVELIVDGVHVHPDIVELTARSTMSRMILVSDAMAAAGGADGSYRLGSMDVEVVDGVARTVATGSIAGSTLTLDRAVRTAVGAGVARCAALQAVTRFPARTLGLDAGELQIGSRADLVGLDDDLEVRVVLRGGEFLRDD; the protein is encoded by the coding sequence ATGATCCTCTCCGCGGACGAGATCCTCTGGGCGGACGGCACCCTCTCCGACGGCTGGGTCGGGGTCGAGGAGGGACGCATCGCCCAGCTCGGTCGCGGTGCCCCCGGGAACCCCTCCGACCGGCACACGAGATTCCTCACCCCGGGCTTCGTCGACATCCACTGCCACGGTGGGGGCGGGCATACCTTCGCCACGACCGACCCCGACGAGGTCCGCGCGGCTGCCGCCGCGCACCATGCGGCCGGGACGAGCACCGTCGTCGCCTCCCTGGTCTCCGCCGACGCCGAGACGCTCCTGGCGCAGGTGCGGGCTCTGGCCCCGCTCGTCCGTGGTCGGATGATCGCCGGGATCCACCTGGAGGGACCGTGGCTCAGCCCCACGCACCGCGGGGCCCACGACCCGTCCGTGCTGCGACACCCCGACCCCGCCGAGATCGACGCGTTGCTGACGGCCGGGGCCGGGACCATCTGCATGGTCACCCTCGCCCCGGAGCTGCCCGGTGGCCTGGAGGCGATCCAGCAGCTGGTCGCGGCCGGCGTCGTCGTCGCAGTCGGGCACACCGACGCCGACGGCGACCAGCTGCGCGCCGCCGTCGACGCCGGGGCGACCGTCGTCACCCACCTCTACAACGCGATGCGACCGATCCGGCACCGCGACCCCGGACCCGTCGTCGCCGCCCTGGGGGACGAACGGCTGACGGTCGAGCTCATCGTCGACGGAGTGCACGTCCACCCCGACATCGTCGAGCTCACCGCCCGCAGCACGATGTCGCGGATGATCCTGGTCAGTGATGCCATGGCCGCGGCCGGTGGTGCCGACGGCAGCTACCGGCTCGGCTCGATGGACGTCGAGGTGGTGGACGGGGTCGCCCGCACGGTCGCCACCGGCAGCATCGCCGGCAGCACCCTCACTCTCGACCGGGCGGTGCGCACCGCGGTCGGTGCCGGGGTCGCCCGGTGCGCGGCGCTGCAGGCGGTCACCCGCTTCCCGGCGCGCACGCTCGGCCTGGACGCCGGCGAGCTCCAGATCGGCAGCCGGGCCGACCTCGTCGGGCTGGACGACGATCTCGAGGTACGCGTGGTGCTGCGCGGGGGTGAGTTCCTCAGGGACGACTGA
- a CDS encoding glycoside hydrolase family 3 protein gives MTSTDAPHGQDRVRQAALGVLVPGFTGTTMPPWLGDLLDEGLAGVWLFGHNVEDDEQVSALAEEVHARREAALVCADEEGGTVTRLHHREGSPWPGALALGVVDDVDLTRRVMRGLGGQLRAVGIDLTAAPDADVNTEPDNPVIGVRSFGSDPSLVARHVVAAVEGLAEAGVVACAKHYPGHGSTRVDSHLDLPVLEVDGPTLRERELVPFAAAVRAGVPMIMTGHLVVPEHGDLPATLNPAVLGLLREELGFEGVICTDALDMAAVAQGYGRERAAVMALAAGADLLCIGNPVYPGDYDAQADTLGLADAIVGAVRAGELAEERLLDAARRVESLATRHAADRAGLGGAGEHPSPDPVAAAQEGWAVATRAVRVTGAIPALEGPVVVALSGRANIASGARQEVLIRVLAEGLGGTTAEPDAALEDTGRGPLVLVSDDQTPLDHDLTRALLAQATVLVHAGLRDLPEGSTPACVVRTYGGGAASAAAAAATLRGTRGRRA, from the coding sequence ATGACCTCGACCGACGCACCGCACGGGCAGGACCGGGTGCGCCAGGCGGCGCTGGGGGTGCTCGTCCCCGGCTTCACCGGCACGACGATGCCGCCCTGGCTCGGGGACCTGCTCGACGAGGGCCTGGCCGGAGTCTGGCTGTTCGGCCACAACGTCGAGGACGACGAGCAGGTCAGCGCACTGGCGGAGGAGGTCCACGCCCGCCGCGAGGCGGCGCTGGTCTGCGCCGACGAGGAAGGTGGCACGGTCACCCGGCTGCACCACCGGGAGGGATCCCCCTGGCCTGGCGCGCTCGCGCTCGGGGTCGTCGACGACGTCGACCTCACCCGGCGGGTCATGCGCGGGCTGGGCGGTCAGCTGCGGGCCGTCGGCATCGACCTGACCGCCGCCCCGGACGCCGACGTCAACACCGAGCCGGACAACCCGGTGATCGGCGTGCGCTCCTTCGGCTCCGACCCGTCCTTGGTCGCGCGCCACGTCGTGGCGGCCGTGGAGGGCCTGGCCGAGGCCGGTGTGGTGGCCTGCGCCAAGCACTACCCCGGGCACGGGTCCACCCGCGTCGACTCCCACCTGGACCTGCCGGTGCTCGAGGTCGACGGGCCGACCCTGCGGGAGCGGGAGCTGGTGCCCTTCGCCGCGGCCGTGCGCGCGGGGGTGCCGATGATCATGACCGGCCACCTCGTCGTGCCGGAGCACGGCGATCTCCCCGCCACGCTCAACCCTGCCGTGCTCGGGCTGCTGCGCGAGGAGCTGGGCTTCGAGGGCGTCATCTGCACCGACGCGCTCGACATGGCCGCGGTGGCGCAGGGCTACGGCAGGGAGCGGGCCGCGGTCATGGCGCTCGCGGCCGGAGCCGACCTGCTCTGCATCGGCAACCCCGTCTACCCCGGCGACTACGACGCCCAGGCCGACACCCTGGGCCTCGCGGACGCCATCGTCGGGGCGGTGCGGGCTGGGGAGCTCGCCGAGGAGCGGCTCCTCGACGCCGCGCGCCGCGTCGAGAGCCTCGCCACCCGGCACGCCGCCGATCGGGCAGGACTCGGCGGCGCCGGTGAGCACCCGTCCCCGGACCCGGTGGCGGCAGCCCAGGAGGGGTGGGCTGTCGCCACCCGGGCAGTCCGCGTCACCGGCGCCATCCCTGCCTTGGAGGGACCCGTCGTGGTGGCGCTGAGCGGGCGCGCCAACATCGCCAGCGGAGCGCGCCAGGAGGTGCTCATCCGGGTCCTGGCCGAGGGGCTCGGCGGCACGACGGCCGAGCCGGATGCCGCCCTGGAGGACACCGGCCGTGGTCCACTGGTCCTCGTGAGCGATGACCAGACACCTCTGGACCACGACCTGACGCGGGCCCTGCTGGCGCAGGCGACCGTGCTCGTGCACGCCGGCCTGCGGGACCTCCCCGAGGGCAGCACCCCCGCCTGCGTGGTACGCACCTACGGCGGCGGTGCCGCCAGCGCTGCCGCAGCGGCAGCCACCCTGCGGGGCACGCGGGGACGCCGCGCATGA